A region of Micromonospora sp. WMMD882 DNA encodes the following proteins:
- a CDS encoding HD domain-containing protein: protein MDFPPYLGTMPMHAITEIHGEPGLLERFRLETLAFDPAARGRLTEALDLATELHRADRRVREPYLNHLLRVAIRMMHHYQVRDVDVIVAGLLHDAVEDHPVELAGRIPAGADPVPVALGVLADRFGVRVARLVAAVTNPPWEPGRDRHVQYREHVAASLDREPWARVVKISDFTDNGVGVIHTVGPKVVSSARKYRPLVPVLRELIARPDTPLAPAVKEHIYDQLDLAEERFRAILDDPRDRTAS, encoded by the coding sequence ATGGATTTTCCGCCGTACCTGGGCACGATGCCGATGCACGCGATCACGGAGATCCACGGCGAGCCCGGCCTGCTGGAACGCTTCCGGCTGGAGACGCTGGCCTTCGACCCGGCGGCGCGCGGTCGGCTGACCGAGGCCCTCGACCTGGCCACCGAGCTGCACCGCGCCGACCGGCGGGTCCGCGAGCCGTACCTCAACCACCTGCTGCGGGTGGCGATCCGGATGATGCACCACTACCAGGTACGTGACGTCGACGTGATCGTGGCGGGGCTGCTGCACGACGCGGTGGAGGACCACCCGGTGGAGCTGGCGGGCCGGATCCCGGCGGGCGCCGACCCGGTGCCGGTCGCCCTCGGCGTGCTCGCCGACCGGTTCGGCGTCCGGGTCGCCCGGCTCGTCGCGGCCGTGACCAACCCACCCTGGGAGCCGGGCCGTGACCGGCACGTCCAGTACCGGGAACACGTGGCGGCCAGCCTCGACCGGGAACCCTGGGCCCGGGTCGTCAAGATCTCCGACTTCACCGACAACGGGGTCGGTGTGATCCACACCGTCGGCCCGAAGGTCGTCTCGTCGGCCCGCAAGTACCGGCCGCTGGTCCCGGTGCTGCGCGAGCTGATCGCCCGGCCGGACACCCCCCTCGCGCCCGCGGTGAAGGAGCACATCTACGACCAGCTCGATCTGGCCGAGGAACGCTTCCGCGCCATCCTCGACGACCCGCGGGACCGGACCGCGTCCTGA